A portion of the Mycobacterium paraseoulense genome contains these proteins:
- a CDS encoding phosphatase PAP2 family protein: MDQQYGPGSGAFGLVSVGIIGSLALLVCAAIWVAGRGPAFGMLRKRVSNSAVIGKTLTWLRDRISDRGWPLARRWPDNEAAGVALLLGLVVVAALAVGFTEVLDDVLEGDGIAGIDQPVTRWLAAHRELWLTAALRAVTAAGGPVFLAALAVPIAVAAGYRCRSWRPMVLALIGGGAVPLVLFTAKALVGRKRPPLPFALVDADGYSFPSGHATGTAAVMVISAWMLTRWLIPWWTGRVLVWTIAIGSAFLVGFSRVYLGVHYVSDVLSGWLLGLAWAGTVMLVGTWWDNARRAGGRPGARQP, from the coding sequence ATGGACCAGCAGTATGGGCCCGGGTCTGGGGCGTTTGGCCTGGTCAGCGTCGGCATCATCGGTTCGCTCGCACTGCTTGTGTGCGCGGCGATCTGGGTTGCTGGGCGTGGACCCGCGTTCGGGATGCTCCGAAAGAGGGTGTCCAACTCGGCCGTGATCGGCAAAACGCTGACATGGTTGCGTGACCGGATCAGCGACAGGGGGTGGCCGCTGGCGCGTCGGTGGCCCGACAACGAGGCCGCCGGCGTCGCATTGCTTCTCGGGCTGGTCGTGGTAGCCGCGCTGGCGGTCGGCTTCACCGAAGTGCTCGACGACGTGCTCGAGGGCGACGGCATCGCCGGCATCGACCAGCCGGTGACTCGGTGGCTTGCGGCCCACCGTGAGCTGTGGCTGACCGCGGCCCTGCGGGCGGTCACTGCCGCGGGCGGACCCGTTTTTCTGGCTGCTCTCGCCGTCCCGATTGCCGTTGCCGCCGGCTACCGGTGCAGGTCATGGCGGCCCATGGTGCTGGCTCTGATTGGTGGCGGTGCGGTTCCGCTCGTGCTCTTCACCGCCAAAGCGTTGGTAGGCCGAAAACGACCGCCCCTGCCGTTCGCCCTCGTCGACGCCGACGGGTATTCGTTTCCGTCCGGACACGCGACCGGCACCGCGGCGGTCATGGTCATCTCTGCGTGGATGCTGACCCGCTGGCTGATCCCCTGGTGGACCGGGCGGGTGCTGGTCTGGACCATCGCGATCGGCTCGGCGTTCCTGGTCGGCTTCTCCCGCGTCTATCTGGGAGTCCATTACGTCAGCGATGTGCTCTCTGGCTGGTTGCTGGGACTGGCCTGGGCGGGCACCGTCATGCTCGTCGGAACCTGGTGGGACAACGCCCGGCGCGCAGGTGGCCGGCCGGGCGCCCGACAACCATGA
- a CDS encoding pyridoxamine 5'-phosphate oxidase family protein: MDTEYRRTARTTPTRYRERARYDRETVHQILDESTICHLGYLSAGRPVVLPTTHARLGETLYLHGSTGSGPLLAAAAAPSGLPVCVTVTLVDGLVLARAAMHHSVNFRSVVVLGDARVVDDGAEKLRALAGLLDHLAPGRAADCRPPNPRELAATGVLALDLVEVSAKVRTGDPVDDPEDCALPHWAGVVPVSVTAGAPVPAGDLASGTPMPTYLRERRR; the protein is encoded by the coding sequence ATGGATACCGAATACCGGCGGACTGCGCGCACGACGCCCACGCGCTACCGGGAGCGCGCACGCTACGACCGCGAGACCGTCCACCAGATCCTGGACGAATCGACGATCTGCCACCTGGGCTACCTCAGCGCCGGCCGCCCGGTCGTGCTGCCGACCACCCATGCCCGCCTCGGCGAGACGCTCTATCTGCACGGTTCCACCGGCAGCGGCCCCCTGCTCGCGGCCGCGGCGGCGCCGTCGGGCCTGCCGGTGTGTGTCACCGTCACCCTGGTCGACGGGCTGGTACTGGCGCGCGCCGCGATGCACCATTCGGTGAACTTTCGCTCGGTGGTCGTGCTGGGCGACGCGCGCGTGGTCGACGACGGGGCGGAGAAACTGCGGGCCCTCGCCGGCCTGCTCGATCACCTGGCGCCCGGCCGGGCCGCGGACTGCCGGCCCCCGAACCCGCGCGAGCTGGCCGCCACCGGCGTTCTCGCGCTCGACCTTGTGGAAGTGTCGGCGAAGGTGCGCACCGGCGACCCGGTGGACGATCCGGAGGATTGCGCGCTGCCGCACTGGGCGGGCGTGGTGCCGGTCAGCGTGACGGCAGGGGCGCCGGTGCCGGCCGGAGATCTGGCTTCCGGTACTCCTATGCCGACCTACCTTCGCGAGCGCCGACGCTGA
- a CDS encoding aminotransferase class I/II-fold pyridoxal phosphate-dependent enzyme, whose amino-acid sequence MPVQSSITGKGAESIAASIEEAISAGSLAPGDALPPVRELAAQLGVNANTAAAAYRLLRQRGAVETAGRRGTRVRHRPATTPRSLLALDIPAGVRDLSTGNPDPALLPLAGATLPGPVRGRPVLYGEPAMSSVLAEFARTALSGDGIPADHLAVTSGALDGIERVLNAHLRPGDRIAVEDPGWANLLDLLAALGLSVEPVRVDDDGPLPTDLARALGRGVRGLIVTNRAQNPTGAALSAERADALQRLLAPRAEDLLLIEDDHCAGISGAPLHTLAGATRHWAFVRSASKAYGPDLRVAVLAGDHRTIERVRGRLRLGPGWVSHLLQDLAVSLWSDHAAVRLVGTAERQYAETRRGLSAALADRAVAAHARSGLNVWIPVPDETVAITRLLRAGWAAAPGTRYRIGTPPGIRVTVADVTADEIDPLADAIAEAVHGPGRLSV is encoded by the coding sequence GTGCCAGTACAAAGCAGCATAACCGGGAAGGGCGCGGAGTCCATAGCCGCCAGCATCGAAGAGGCCATTTCGGCCGGCTCACTGGCGCCGGGGGACGCGCTGCCGCCCGTCCGGGAGCTGGCCGCGCAGCTCGGCGTGAACGCCAACACCGCCGCCGCGGCCTACCGCCTGCTGCGCCAGCGCGGCGCCGTGGAAACCGCGGGCCGCCGAGGCACCCGCGTGCGGCACCGCCCGGCGACCACGCCCCGGTCCCTCCTCGCGCTCGACATCCCCGCCGGGGTGCGCGACCTGTCGACCGGCAATCCGGACCCGGCCCTGCTGCCCCTCGCGGGTGCCACCCTGCCCGGTCCGGTGCGGGGTCGCCCGGTGCTGTACGGGGAACCGGCCATGTCGTCGGTCTTGGCCGAGTTCGCCCGGACGGCGTTATCCGGTGACGGGATCCCGGCCGATCATCTCGCGGTGACCAGCGGAGCGCTCGATGGCATCGAGCGCGTCCTGAACGCGCATCTTCGGCCCGGCGACCGGATTGCCGTCGAGGACCCGGGCTGGGCCAACCTGCTCGATTTGCTTGCCGCCCTTGGCCTTTCGGTCGAGCCCGTCCGGGTCGACGACGACGGGCCGCTGCCTACCGACCTGGCGCGGGCGTTGGGGCGCGGGGTGCGCGGGCTCATCGTCACCAATCGTGCCCAAAACCCAACGGGCGCGGCACTATCGGCTGAGCGCGCCGATGCGCTTCAGCGGCTGCTGGCGCCCCGCGCCGAGGACCTGCTGCTCATCGAAGACGATCACTGCGCGGGCATTTCCGGCGCGCCGCTGCACACCCTGGCCGGCGCGACCCGGCATTGGGCGTTCGTGCGGTCGGCGTCGAAGGCTTACGGCCCCGACCTGCGCGTGGCCGTGCTCGCCGGCGACCATCGCACCATCGAGCGCGTGCGCGGCCGCCTGCGGCTCGGCCCGGGCTGGGTGAGCCACCTGCTGCAGGACCTGGCCGTCAGCCTGTGGTCGGACCATGCGGCCGTGCGGCTGGTCGGGACGGCCGAGCGCCAGTACGCCGAAACCCGCCGCGGGCTGTCCGCCGCCCTGGCGGATCGTGCCGTCGCCGCGCACGCGCGCTCCGGGCTCAACGTATGGATTCCGGTGCCGGACGAGACGGTCGCGATCACCCGGTTGCTGCGCGCGGGCTGGGCCGCGGCGCCCGGCACGCGGTACCGGATCGGCACCCCGCCCGGCATCCGCGTCACCGTCGCCGACGTGACGGCCGACGAAATCGACCCCCTGGCCGACGCGATCGCCGAGGCGGTGCACGGCCCGGGCCGCCTCAGCGTCTAA
- the treZ gene encoding malto-oligosyltrehalose trehalohydrolase: MTEFRVWAPKPESVRLDVEGNVHALTRSEDGWWHARIDAAPDARYGFLLDDDPTVLPDPRSPRQPDGVHARSQLWDPAGATWTDGDWQGRPVEGAVIYEMHLGTFTDAGTFDSAIDKLDYLVDLGVDFVELMPVNSFAGIHGWGYDGVLWYSVHEPYGGPDGLVRFVDACHARGLGVLVDAVFNHLGPSGNYLPKFGPYLSSASNPWGEGINIADADSDEVRRYIIGCALRWMRDFHADGLRLDAVHALVDTTAIHILEELATETDWLSERLGRPLSLIAESDLNDPRLITPRERGGYGLTAQWADDIHHAIHTAVSGERQGYYADFGSLAALAQTLRHGYFHAATYSSFRRRRHGRPLDTRAGSGVPGTRLVAYTCTHDQVGNRALGDRPSQNLTGGQLAIKAALALATPFTAMLFMGEEYAASTPFQFFSSHPEPELARATAEGRKAEFAEHGWDADEIPDPQDPQTFQRSKLKWDEVDSGEHGRVHRLYRDLIALRHGDPDLADPWLQHLAVDYDEEQHWISVSRGRLRIVCNLDTEPVKVPIAGDVVLAWGEPAVDVDHTVLQGHSFAILSVREQT; encoded by the coding sequence ATGACTGAATTCCGGGTGTGGGCACCCAAGCCGGAGTCGGTCCGGCTCGACGTCGAGGGCAACGTGCACGCGCTGACGCGGTCCGAAGACGGCTGGTGGCACGCGAGGATCGACGCGGCGCCGGACGCCCGGTACGGGTTCTTGCTCGACGACGATCCCACGGTGCTGCCCGACCCGCGCTCACCCCGGCAGCCCGACGGCGTGCACGCTCGCTCGCAGCTGTGGGACCCGGCCGGCGCGACGTGGACCGACGGCGACTGGCAGGGCCGGCCGGTCGAGGGCGCGGTGATCTACGAGATGCACCTGGGCACTTTCACCGACGCCGGCACCTTCGATTCCGCGATCGACAAGCTGGACTACCTGGTGGACCTCGGCGTCGACTTCGTCGAGCTGATGCCGGTGAATTCCTTTGCGGGAATACATGGTTGGGGATACGACGGCGTGCTCTGGTATAGCGTCCACGAACCCTACGGCGGCCCCGACGGCTTGGTCCGGTTCGTCGACGCCTGCCACGCGCGGGGGCTGGGCGTGCTGGTCGACGCGGTGTTCAACCACCTCGGCCCGTCGGGCAATTACCTGCCGAAGTTCGGTCCCTACCTGTCGTCGGCGAGCAACCCGTGGGGGGAGGGCATCAACATCGCCGACGCCGACTCCGACGAGGTGCGCCGCTACATCATCGGGTGCGCGCTGCGCTGGATGCGCGACTTCCACGCCGACGGGCTGCGCCTGGACGCCGTCCACGCCCTGGTCGACACCACCGCCATCCACATCCTCGAGGAGCTCGCGACCGAAACGGATTGGCTCTCAGAGCGGTTGGGCCGTCCACTGTCGCTGATCGCCGAGAGCGATCTCAACGACCCGCGGCTCATCACCCCGCGCGAGCGGGGCGGCTACGGGCTCACGGCGCAGTGGGCCGACGACATTCACCACGCCATCCACACCGCGGTGTCCGGCGAGCGCCAGGGTTACTACGCGGACTTCGGTTCGCTGGCTGCGCTGGCGCAGACGCTGCGCCACGGCTACTTTCACGCGGCCACGTATTCGTCGTTTCGGCGCCGCCGCCACGGGCGGCCGTTGGACACCAGGGCGGGGTCGGGGGTTCCCGGCACCCGCCTGGTCGCATACACCTGCACCCACGACCAGGTCGGCAACCGCGCTCTCGGGGACCGCCCCTCGCAGAACCTGACCGGCGGCCAGCTGGCGATCAAGGCCGCGCTCGCGCTCGCGACGCCCTTCACCGCGATGCTTTTCATGGGTGAGGAGTATGCGGCCTCGACCCCGTTCCAGTTCTTCAGCTCGCATCCCGAGCCGGAGCTGGCCAGGGCCACCGCGGAGGGACGCAAGGCCGAGTTCGCCGAACACGGCTGGGATGCCGACGAGATCCCCGACCCCCAGGACCCGCAGACCTTCCAGCGCTCGAAGCTCAAGTGGGACGAGGTCGACTCCGGCGAACACGGCCGGGTACACCGGCTCTACCGCGACCTGATCGCGCTGCGGCACGGCGACCCCGACCTGGCTGACCCGTGGCTGCAGCACCTCGCCGTCGACTACGACGAGGAGCAACACTGGATCAGCGTGTCGCGCGGCCGGTTGCGCATCGTGTGCAACCTCGACACCGAGCCGGTGAAGGTGCCGATCGCCGGCGACGTGGTCCTGGCCTGGGGTGAGCCCGCGGTCGACGTCGACCACACGGTGCTTCAGGGCCATTCGTTCGCCATCCTGTCGGTGCGCGAGCAGACGTAA
- the treY gene encoding malto-oligosyltrehalose synthase: protein MAFPILSTYRLQLRGEASGFAFTFADAENLLDYLDELGVSHLYLSPIMTAATGSNHGYDVTDPTTVSPELGGPAGLARLSAAARERGIGLIVDIVPNHVGIDQPQQNAWWWDVLTHGRSSDYATYFDIDWDLDDDGRIVLPILGSDDDAADLKVDGELLRLGDLALPIAPGTAGGSGPEVHDRQHYRLVGWRNGLCGYRRFFSITSLAGLRQEDRAVFDTTHAEVARWAAEGLVDGVRIDHPDGLSDPCGYLAWLRESVGPQTWIVIEKILAVDEALEPTLPIGGTTGYDVLREIGGVFVDPSGAPALTELVRSAGLDYGATPEMLAELKVRAATDTLASELRRLRRSIVAAAGADHPQVPDAVAALLTHIGVYRCDYPGLSAIMPTAMAETQAQSPELGPALQVIAAALARGGEPATRLQQLCGAVTAKSVEDCYFYRDARLVSLNEVGGEPHRFGVGAAEFHHSAAARARLWPQTMTTLTTHDTKRGEDVRARIGVLSQVPSLWAEFVGRWEVDAASPDPATGQFLWQNIFGVWPVSGEVSAELRERLHGYAEKAIREAAWHTSWNDPDAEFEDAVHRWLDKVCDGPVAGQLTELVAQLNPHAASDALGQKLLALTVPGIPDVYQGTELWDDSLVDPDNRRPVDYAARRDALKALQHPKIRVVTTALRVRRAHPDSFLHGDYLPVLANGDASDHVLAFRRGDDIVVAVTRWTVRLAETGWGNTVLALPEGTWKDALTGAVADGPTSTAQLFAELPVVLLERHHD from the coding sequence ATGGCTTTTCCCATACTGTCGACCTACCGGCTGCAGCTGCGTGGTGAGGCCAGCGGGTTCGCGTTCACCTTCGCCGACGCGGAAAACCTGCTGGACTACCTGGACGAACTCGGGGTGTCGCACCTGTACTTGTCCCCGATCATGACCGCGGCCACCGGGTCCAACCACGGCTACGACGTCACCGACCCGACTACGGTCTCCCCCGAGCTCGGCGGCCCCGCGGGGCTGGCGCGGCTGTCGGCGGCGGCGCGGGAGCGCGGCATCGGCCTGATCGTCGACATCGTGCCAAATCACGTGGGGATCGACCAGCCCCAGCAGAACGCGTGGTGGTGGGACGTGCTGACGCACGGCCGGTCCTCGGACTACGCAACGTATTTCGATATCGACTGGGATCTCGACGACGACGGCCGCATCGTGCTGCCCATTCTGGGTTCCGACGACGACGCCGCCGACCTCAAGGTGGACGGGGAGCTGCTGCGGCTGGGTGACCTGGCCCTGCCCATCGCACCCGGTACCGCCGGGGGCTCCGGACCCGAGGTTCACGACCGCCAGCACTACCGGCTGGTGGGCTGGCGCAACGGCCTGTGCGGCTACCGCCGCTTCTTCTCCATCACCTCCCTGGCCGGGCTGCGCCAGGAAGACCGCGCGGTATTCGACACCACCCACGCCGAGGTCGCCCGCTGGGCCGCCGAGGGACTCGTCGACGGCGTGCGCATCGACCACCCCGACGGGTTGTCCGACCCGTGCGGCTACCTGGCGTGGCTGCGCGAATCGGTTGGGCCGCAAACCTGGATCGTGATCGAGAAGATTCTCGCGGTCGACGAGGCACTCGAACCCACCCTGCCCATCGGCGGCACGACCGGCTACGACGTACTGCGCGAGATCGGCGGCGTCTTCGTCGACCCGAGCGGCGCGCCCGCGCTCACCGAGCTCGTGAGGTCGGCGGGGCTGGACTACGGCGCGACACCGGAGATGTTGGCGGAACTCAAGGTCCGCGCGGCCACCGACACGTTGGCAAGCGAACTGCGCCGGCTGCGCCGCAGCATCGTGGCGGCGGCCGGCGCCGATCACCCACAGGTGCCCGACGCGGTGGCCGCGCTGCTCACCCATATCGGCGTCTACCGCTGCGACTATCCGGGCCTGTCGGCGATCATGCCGACCGCGATGGCCGAAACCCAGGCACAGTCACCGGAATTGGGACCCGCCCTGCAGGTGATCGCCGCGGCGCTGGCCCGGGGCGGCGAGCCGGCCACCCGGCTGCAGCAGCTCTGCGGCGCCGTCACCGCCAAATCCGTCGAGGACTGCTACTTCTACCGTGATGCCCGGCTGGTGTCGCTCAACGAGGTGGGCGGTGAACCGCACCGTTTCGGTGTCGGAGCGGCGGAGTTCCATCACAGCGCCGCCGCGCGTGCCCGGCTGTGGCCGCAGACCATGACGACGCTGACCACGCACGACACCAAGCGCGGCGAGGACGTGCGGGCCCGGATCGGGGTGCTCTCGCAGGTCCCGTCGCTGTGGGCCGAGTTCGTCGGCCGCTGGGAGGTCGACGCGGCTTCGCCCGACCCGGCGACCGGACAGTTTTTGTGGCAGAACATCTTCGGCGTGTGGCCGGTCAGCGGCGAGGTCAGCGCCGAGCTGCGCGAACGGCTGCACGGCTACGCCGAGAAAGCCATCCGGGAAGCGGCCTGGCATACCTCGTGGAACGATCCGGACGCCGAATTCGAGGACGCGGTACATCGGTGGCTGGACAAGGTGTGCGACGGCCCGGTGGCGGGCCAGCTGACCGAACTCGTCGCCCAGCTCAACCCGCACGCCGCCAGCGACGCGCTCGGCCAGAAGCTGCTGGCCCTGACGGTGCCCGGGATACCGGACGTCTACCAAGGCACGGAACTGTGGGACGACAGCCTCGTCGATCCGGACAACCGCAGGCCCGTCGACTATGCGGCCCGGCGCGACGCGCTGAAAGCGTTGCAGCACCCCAAGATTCGGGTCGTCACGACGGCGCTCCGGGTGCGTCGCGCCCACCCGGACAGCTTCCTGCACGGGGACTACCTTCCCGTGCTGGCCAACGGCGACGCGAGCGATCACGTCCTGGCCTTCCGCCGCGGCGACGACATCGTGGTCGCGGTGACCCGCTGGACGGTGCGGCTTGCCGAAACCGGTTGGGGCAACACGGTGCTGGCGCTGCCGGAGGGCACCTGGAAAGACGCCCTCACCGGGGCCGTCGCCGACGGGCCAACCTCGACGGCCCAGTTGTTCGCCGAACTGCCCGTCGTGCTGCTGGAGCGCCACCATGACTGA
- the glgX gene encoding glycogen debranching protein GlgX — MPTDNHASATGVTSNQQPKLATVWPGNPYPLGASYDGAGTNFSVFSEIAERVELCLIDDAGAETRIPLDEVDGFVWHAYLPNITPGQRYGFRVYGSFDPAAGHRCDPSKLLLDPYGKAFHGDFTFGQALFSYDMKAVDPGGDDADPGTPPMVDSLGHTMTSVVSNPFFDWGSDRSPLTPYHETVIYEAHVKGMTQTHPGIPAELRGTYAGLAHPVIIDYLKSLNVTALELMPVHQFMHDSRLLDLGLRNYWGYNTFGFFAPHNQYAANRNASVAEFKSMVRALHEAGIEVILDVVYNHTAEGNHLGPTINFRGIDNAAYYRLVDEDLRLYKDYTGTGNSLNARHPHVLQLIMDSLRYWVTEMHVDGFRFDLAATLARELHDVDRLSAFFDLVQQDPIVSQVKLIAEPWDVGEGGYQVGNFPGLWTEWNGKYRDTVRDYWRGEPATLGEFASRLTGSSDLYEATGRRPSASINFVTAHDGFTLNDLVSYNEKHNLANGEDNRDGESHNRSWNCGVEGPTDDPEIMALRGRQMRNFWATLMLSQGTPMIAHGDELGRTQNGNNNVYCQDSELSWMDWSLVDKNSDLLAFARKATSLRKNHPVFRRRRFFEGEPIRSGDEARDIAWLNPSSREMTHEDWGESIHKCVAVFLNGEAITAPNARGERVVDDSFLLCFNAGEEPVEFVLPNNEYAQEWTVELDTNDPVGARDDADQVMNAEEQIVVPSRSLLVLRKTM; from the coding sequence GTGCCGACCGACAATCACGCTTCAGCAACAGGCGTTACAAGTAATCAACAGCCGAAGCTCGCCACGGTGTGGCCGGGGAACCCGTACCCACTCGGCGCTTCCTATGACGGCGCGGGAACCAACTTCTCGGTGTTCTCCGAGATCGCCGAGAGGGTCGAGTTGTGCCTGATCGACGACGCGGGAGCGGAGACGCGTATCCCGCTCGACGAGGTCGACGGCTTTGTCTGGCATGCCTATCTGCCCAACATCACCCCGGGCCAGCGCTACGGCTTCCGGGTGTACGGGTCCTTCGATCCGGCGGCCGGTCATCGTTGCGATCCGAGCAAGCTTCTGCTCGACCCGTACGGGAAGGCCTTCCACGGCGACTTCACCTTCGGCCAGGCGCTGTTCTCCTACGACATGAAGGCCGTCGACCCCGGCGGTGACGACGCCGACCCCGGGACGCCCCCGATGGTCGACTCGCTGGGCCACACCATGACCAGCGTGGTGAGCAACCCCTTCTTCGACTGGGGGTCGGATCGTTCGCCGCTCACCCCGTACCACGAGACGGTGATCTACGAGGCCCACGTGAAGGGCATGACCCAGACCCACCCGGGCATCCCCGCCGAGCTTCGGGGCACCTATGCCGGACTGGCCCACCCGGTGATCATCGACTACCTCAAGTCGCTGAATGTCACCGCGCTGGAGCTGATGCCGGTGCACCAGTTCATGCACGACTCGCGGCTACTGGACCTGGGCTTGCGAAACTACTGGGGCTACAACACGTTCGGGTTCTTCGCGCCGCACAACCAATACGCGGCCAACCGCAACGCCAGCGTCGCCGAGTTCAAATCCATGGTGCGCGCCCTCCACGAAGCGGGCATCGAGGTCATCCTCGACGTGGTGTACAACCACACCGCCGAGGGCAACCACCTTGGGCCGACGATCAACTTCCGCGGCATCGACAACGCCGCCTACTACCGCCTCGTCGACGAGGATCTTCGTCTGTACAAGGACTACACCGGCACGGGCAACAGCCTCAACGCCCGCCACCCGCACGTGCTGCAGCTGATCATGGACTCGCTGCGCTACTGGGTGACCGAGATGCACGTCGACGGGTTCCGCTTCGACCTGGCCGCTACGCTCGCCCGCGAGCTGCACGACGTCGATCGATTGAGCGCGTTCTTCGATCTGGTGCAGCAAGATCCGATCGTCAGCCAGGTCAAATTGATCGCCGAACCGTGGGACGTCGGCGAGGGCGGCTACCAGGTCGGAAATTTCCCGGGTTTGTGGACGGAGTGGAACGGGAAGTATCGCGATACTGTGCGTGACTACTGGCGGGGCGAGCCCGCAACCCTGGGCGAGTTCGCGTCCCGGCTGACCGGGTCGTCGGACCTGTACGAGGCGACCGGGCGACGCCCGAGCGCCAGCATCAACTTCGTCACCGCCCACGACGGGTTCACGCTCAACGACTTGGTCTCCTACAACGAAAAGCACAACCTGGCCAACGGCGAAGACAACCGGGACGGCGAAAGCCATAACCGCTCGTGGAACTGCGGCGTCGAGGGCCCCACCGACGATCCGGAGATCATGGCGCTGCGCGGTCGCCAGATGCGCAACTTCTGGGCGACCCTGATGCTCAGTCAGGGCACGCCGATGATCGCGCACGGCGACGAGCTGGGCCGCACCCAGAACGGCAACAACAACGTGTACTGCCAGGACTCCGAATTGTCTTGGATGGATTGGTCATTGGTCGACAAGAATTCTGACCTGCTGGCGTTCGCGCGCAAGGCGACCTCGCTGCGCAAGAACCATCCGGTGTTCCGCCGGCGCCGGTTCTTCGAGGGTGAGCCGATCCGGAGCGGAGACGAAGCGCGCGATATCGCCTGGCTGAATCCAAGCAGCCGCGAGATGACGCACGAGGACTGGGGCGAGAGCATTCACAAGTGTGTGGCGGTGTTCCTCAACGGCGAAGCCATCACCGCACCCAATGCACGCGGTGAACGGGTGGTCGATGACTCATTCCTGTTGTGCTTCAACGCCGGTGAAGAACCGGTGGAGTTCGTGCTGCCGAACAACGAATACGCGCAGGAGTGGACCGTGGAACTGGACACCAACGATCCGGTGGGCGCCAGGGACGATGCCGACCAGGTGATGAACGCCGAGGAGCAGATCGTGGTGCCGTCACGCTCACTCCTGGTATTACGTAAGACCATGTGA